One window of the Dethiobacter alkaliphilus AHT 1 genome contains the following:
- the pth gene encoding aminoacyl-tRNA hydrolase, with product MKIILGLGNPGPKYLTTRHNAGFRTVDRISTAAKIPLYKMGQHAFWGKGSLGGQEVVLAKPMTYMNNSGLAAAALCKAFGASPQDLLVVYDDLDLPPGTLRLRPQGGTGGHNGLKSITYHLQTKDFPRMRIGIGRSEEIAVVDYVLQEFSPQEEAMLEDVLDMAIRAATLFVKEGINAAMNRCNVTIKNNPLQEGESMLD from the coding sequence ATGAAGATTATACTCGGTCTTGGCAATCCGGGTCCAAAGTATTTGACTACACGCCATAACGCGGGATTTCGCACGGTGGATCGTATCAGCACCGCTGCGAAGATCCCGCTTTATAAAATGGGTCAGCACGCTTTTTGGGGCAAAGGGTCGCTGGGCGGACAGGAAGTGGTTCTGGCCAAGCCCATGACTTATATGAATAACAGTGGGTTGGCCGCCGCCGCTTTGTGTAAAGCTTTTGGCGCTTCTCCTCAGGATCTGTTGGTGGTTTACGATGACCTTGATTTGCCTCCGGGAACTTTGCGCCTGCGCCCTCAGGGCGGCACAGGCGGCCATAACGGCCTCAAGTCCATCACCTATCACCTGCAAACCAAGGATTTTCCCCGGATGCGCATCGGTATCGGACGTTCTGAGGAAATTGCCGTGGTGGATTATGTACTGCAGGAGTTTTCCCCGCAAGAGGAAGCAATGCTGGAGGATGTGCTGGATATGGCTATTCGTGCCGCCACCCTCTTTGTGAAAGAAGGCATCAATGCCGCCATGAACCGCTGTAACGTTACGATAAAAAATAACCCTTTACAAGAAG